The Thermococcus sp. DNA segment AAGGACGGTTCTAACTATGGCATCCGCCAGTGCCCACTCGTGCATGGTATCACCAAAGTGGCATAAACATAACACTTTAAAAATACTTAAGCCCAAAAGTGGGTAGTCAACCTGCGGGTGATCCAAAGTGGGGATTATCAGGTTTGGTGTTTCGGTTCCAGAGGAGCTGCTTGGGAAGTTTGACAAGATCATCGAGGAGAAGGGCTACGTCAATAGAAGTGAGGCCATAAGGGACATGATGCGCGACTTCATAGTGCGGCACGAGTGGGAAACTGGCGACTCCGAGATTGCCGGGACAATAACTATGCTTTACAACCACGACGAGGCGGAGGTTGTCAAAGAACTCCTAGATTTACAGCATGAGTACTTAGGGGAGATAATCTCGAGTATCCATGTTCACATGGACAAGCACAACTGCCTTGAGGTCGTTATCGTCAAGGGCAAGGCGAGCAGGATAAAGGAGATAGCGGACAGGCTCCTGAGCCTGAAGGGCGTGAAGCACGGCAAACTCGTCATGACCGGGA contains these protein-coding regions:
- the nikR gene encoding nickel-responsive transcriptional regulator NikR is translated as MGIIRFGVSVPEELLGKFDKIIEEKGYVNRSEAIRDMMRDFIVRHEWETGDSEIAGTITMLYNHDEAEVVKELLDLQHEYLGEIISSIHVHMDKHNCLEVVIVKGKASRIKEIADRLLSLKGVKHGKLVMTGTGRELV